Proteins co-encoded in one Kribbella qitaiheensis genomic window:
- a CDS encoding phytanoyl-CoA dioxygenase family protein, translating to MSLTAEEKATFKRDGVLIRRGLAAPGLVKRAVSLIDASYRREMTPEDIPAYSRRTFAPELGDSAELLSLYTETGATGLVVDLLGDAAPVTTSQIQIRVPEGEFPGVQPEKAMHVDGVSCPHLDPRELRTFSLLVGVVLSNISDPQCGALHYLPGGHVAMARWFAGEWSLGMTEQVAPEIDRERGTPFLGMPGDVLLMHHLVPHTVAKNLMPFPRVMAYFRVSHPDHAGRRLEALRDPWLDYPPLRDVPAPTFQE from the coding sequence ATGAGTCTCACAGCTGAGGAGAAGGCGACTTTCAAACGAGACGGCGTCCTCATACGACGCGGGCTGGCAGCCCCCGGCCTGGTTAAGCGAGCCGTCTCCCTGATCGACGCGTCGTACCGCAGGGAAATGACTCCGGAGGACATACCCGCGTACTCCCGGCGCACCTTCGCCCCGGAACTGGGAGACAGCGCAGAGCTGCTCTCCCTCTACACGGAGACCGGCGCGACTGGGCTCGTCGTCGATCTACTCGGTGACGCCGCCCCGGTCACGACCTCCCAGATCCAGATTCGCGTGCCCGAAGGCGAGTTCCCCGGCGTGCAACCGGAGAAGGCCATGCACGTCGATGGCGTCTCCTGCCCGCACCTGGACCCGCGCGAACTGCGTACGTTCTCCCTGCTCGTTGGCGTCGTCCTGTCCAACATCAGCGACCCGCAGTGCGGGGCCCTGCACTATCTCCCCGGTGGGCACGTCGCCATGGCCCGCTGGTTCGCCGGTGAGTGGTCACTCGGGATGACGGAGCAGGTTGCGCCGGAGATCGACCGGGAACGCGGGACTCCGTTTCTCGGCATGCCGGGGGACGTCCTGCTGATGCACCACCTCGTTCCTCACACGGTGGCCAAGAACCTGATGCCCTTCCCCAGGGTGATGGCGTACTTTCGCGTTTCCCACCCGGACCACGCGGGTCGTCGCCTCGAAGCCCTTCGCGACCCGTGGCTCGACTACCCGCCACTCAGGGATGTCCCCGCGCCTACCTTCCAGGAGTAG
- a CDS encoding NADAR family protein, translating to MSLLDAEVASAEHAFNVLKTVDEDQQHHVLEAPTPGENKLRGRRVALRPGWDVGGRVWAMQRAITAKFAVPALSVRLADTGDLRLVETNYWHDLLGFVQPQHEQIPGTKHARRVVDGRSRASELNRPIVTRRSPPGSLIREGFLFAEVVPL from the coding sequence GTGTCGCTCCTCGATGCCGAAGTTGCCTCGGCCGAGCACGCATTCAACGTCTTGAAGACCGTCGACGAAGACCAGCAGCACCATGTGCTCGAGGCGCCGACGCCAGGGGAGAACAAGCTCCGCGGCCGCCGGGTTGCCCTTCGGCCCGGCTGGGACGTCGGCGGTCGGGTCTGGGCGATGCAGCGAGCGATCACGGCGAAGTTCGCCGTCCCTGCTCTCTCGGTGCGGTTGGCTGACACGGGCGATCTGAGGCTGGTGGAGACGAACTATTGGCACGACCTTCTGGGGTTCGTGCAACCGCAGCATGAGCAGATCCCTGGCACGAAACATGCTCGGAGAGTTGTTGATGGCCGTTCGCGCGCATCAGAACTGAACCGCCCGATCGTCACCCGAAGAAGCCCTCCTGGATCTCTGATCCGGGAGGGCTTCCTTTTCGCTGAGGTCGTACCTCTATAG
- a CDS encoding N-6 DNA methylase: MSDYKKIVKLLEANAGAKRMSEVFDDFVEMSALTFRNAVDSWGYDEREAQYLRIAGRYDREELNRFAHALALVVKAMEQEPCDVLGRLYMELELGNGRLGQFFTPYDVARLVAGMQIDGIAERVRSHGFAELYEPACGAAAFIVAVSQEMRTAGLNPQTQLHVTAEDIARQAVHMAYIHLSLLHVPAVVHRRNTLTMETFDTWRTPAHILGGWGWKFRHADAVQEMQTLLGATTLRSMAEARS; encoded by the coding sequence GTGAGCGATTACAAGAAGATCGTGAAGCTGCTCGAGGCGAACGCTGGCGCGAAACGAATGTCGGAAGTGTTTGACGACTTCGTCGAGATGTCCGCGCTCACCTTTCGGAACGCGGTGGATTCCTGGGGATACGACGAACGGGAGGCGCAGTACCTGCGCATTGCCGGGCGGTACGACCGCGAGGAGTTGAACCGCTTCGCGCACGCCCTCGCGCTCGTCGTGAAAGCCATGGAACAAGAGCCCTGCGACGTACTCGGCCGTCTCTACATGGAGCTGGAGTTGGGCAACGGTCGTCTCGGCCAGTTCTTCACCCCCTACGACGTCGCCAGGCTCGTAGCCGGGATGCAGATCGATGGGATTGCCGAACGCGTCCGCTCCCACGGTTTTGCGGAACTGTACGAGCCGGCGTGTGGAGCGGCCGCGTTCATCGTCGCTGTCTCTCAGGAGATGCGCACCGCCGGGTTGAACCCCCAAACGCAACTGCACGTGACGGCAGAAGACATCGCGCGCCAGGCCGTGCACATGGCCTACATCCACCTGTCCCTGCTCCACGTTCCCGCGGTCGTTCACCGCAGGAACACCCTCACCATGGAAACGTTCGACACCTGGCGAACACCAGCGCACATCCTCGGTGGATGGGGCTGGAAGTTCCGCCATGCCGATGCTGTGCAAGAGATGCAGACTTTGCTCGGCGCGACGACGCTGCGCTCTATGGCGGAGGCTCGCTCATGA
- a CDS encoding creatininase family protein, with protein MTAEGEDRSYGRLTAPCVSSELSEQSILCLPVGSLEQHGPHLPLNTDAVIAERFAARLATHVADRYDLWVVPPVPYGLSPEHVWASGTITLNIALYTSLIETLVGEYVRSTPAQAILIVNGHGGNKGVLEALVHQLQRTHDVATCVVNPGSLAASQLQAADEFPEVHAGIRETSLMLALAPDHVRLDLLPNGSIPDLGQREEIQRLVFGRGVTWPWSSGSPAISAHGVIGGDPRHATAEHGQTLVTAALHACTDILDRLVRPTPHEPTDVRRANESHS; from the coding sequence GTGACGGCTGAAGGCGAGGACAGGTCGTACGGCAGGCTGACGGCCCCGTGCGTCTCGTCCGAGTTGAGTGAGCAGTCGATTCTCTGCCTGCCGGTGGGGTCGCTGGAGCAGCACGGCCCGCACCTGCCGCTCAATACCGACGCCGTCATCGCCGAGCGCTTCGCCGCCCGACTGGCCACGCATGTCGCGGACCGGTACGACCTCTGGGTCGTGCCACCTGTGCCCTACGGGCTTTCCCCGGAGCACGTGTGGGCGTCCGGCACCATCACCTTGAACATCGCGCTCTACACCTCCCTGATCGAGACGCTCGTGGGGGAGTACGTCCGCTCCACACCGGCACAGGCGATCCTCATCGTCAACGGCCATGGCGGCAACAAGGGCGTCCTAGAGGCCCTCGTGCACCAGCTCCAGCGCACGCACGACGTAGCCACCTGCGTGGTCAACCCCGGCTCCCTTGCCGCCAGTCAGCTCCAGGCCGCCGACGAATTCCCTGAGGTTCACGCCGGCATCCGCGAGACCTCCCTCATGCTCGCCCTCGCCCCCGACCACGTACGGCTGGATCTCCTCCCCAACGGGTCCATCCCCGACCTCGGCCAGCGGGAGGAGATCCAGCGCCTCGTCTTCGGCCGCGGCGTCACCTGGCCCTGGTCATCCGGCAGTCCCGCGATCTCCGCGCACGGTGTCATCGGCGGCGACCCGCGCCACGCCACCGCGGAGCACGGCCAGACCCTCGTCACCGCTGCTCTCCATGCATGCACGGACATCCTCGATCGGCTCGTCCGACCCACACCGCACGAACCGACCGACGTACGGAGGGCCAATGAGTCTCACAGCTGA
- a CDS encoding XRE family transcriptional regulator has translation MDETYLWPEADQKTSRFGSPQSEIADTYPNRASVPRDVWISLLLGTMKQIDVLVFSGTFFAQTNPHIARMLQERAQAGVRVRLCFGDPTGEAVRIRGHEEGIGDSLAAKIRASLTYYRTLVGHPGCEIRLHDTTLYNSIFRYDDHLLVNPHIWGQPASANPLFQLRRTANAEWFDRYDESFEAVWTTARLWAPDNADSKEYRRSGQD, from the coding sequence GTGGACGAGACTTACCTGTGGCCAGAGGCAGACCAAAAGACGTCGCGCTTCGGTTCCCCCCAGTCCGAGATCGCCGATACATACCCGAACCGCGCGAGCGTCCCCCGCGACGTCTGGATCTCCCTGCTGTTAGGGACGATGAAACAGATCGACGTCCTGGTCTTTTCCGGCACCTTCTTCGCCCAGACCAACCCTCACATCGCGCGCATGCTCCAGGAACGCGCGCAGGCCGGGGTGCGAGTGCGGCTGTGCTTCGGCGATCCGACGGGAGAAGCCGTACGCATCCGTGGCCACGAGGAAGGCATCGGCGACAGCCTGGCCGCCAAGATCAGGGCTTCGCTCACCTACTACCGCACCCTCGTCGGCCACCCGGGCTGCGAGATCCGGTTGCACGACACGACGCTGTACAACTCGATCTTCCGCTACGACGACCACCTCCTGGTCAACCCTCACATCTGGGGCCAGCCGGCCAGCGCAAACCCGCTCTTCCAGCTCCGCCGCACCGCCAACGCAGAATGGTTCGACCGGTACGACGAGAGCTTCGAAGCGGTCTGGACGACCGCGCGCCTTTGGGCGCCCGACAACGCCGACAGTAAGGAGTACCGCCGCAGTGGGCAGGATTGA
- a CDS encoding DUF3024 domain-containing protein — MWSLYWRDRHLEFHVYDRTQPTKAVQTPAYLPCRGQRPDLLGIARIAQNPLPQAYATPWSTSPARRCAQR; from the coding sequence TTGTGGAGCCTCTACTGGCGGGACCGGCACCTCGAGTTCCACGTTTACGACCGCACACAGCCGACCAAGGCCGTGCAAACACCTGCTTACCTACCTTGCCGAGGGCAACGACCCGATCTTCTGGGGATAGCCCGCATTGCCCAGAACCCACTGCCACAGGCATACGCGACTCCCTGGTCCACATCACCTGCCCGACGATGCGCACAACGTTGA
- a CDS encoding NUDIX hydrolase: MGRIEYYNDPKAPKANTLIPASDMLVVNDEGEILLQRRRDTGQWALPGGAQDIGETAAQCAVRECEEETGIVAEVTGFLGVYTNPHHIVAYTDGEIRQQYETTYIGRPISGEPTINDEADGVRFVRPDDLDDYDIHPSMRQQIGDYLAGTYPYLG, from the coding sequence GTGGGCAGGATTGAGTACTACAACGACCCCAAGGCTCCCAAAGCCAATACCCTGATTCCCGCCAGCGACATGCTGGTCGTGAACGATGAAGGCGAGATCCTCCTGCAACGGCGCCGCGACACCGGCCAATGGGCCCTGCCCGGAGGTGCCCAGGACATCGGAGAGACCGCAGCCCAGTGCGCGGTGCGCGAATGCGAGGAAGAGACCGGCATCGTCGCCGAGGTCACCGGATTCCTCGGCGTCTATACCAACCCGCATCACATCGTCGCCTACACCGACGGTGAGATCCGCCAGCAGTACGAGACCACCTACATCGGCCGCCCCATCAGCGGTGAACCCACCATCAACGACGAAGCCGACGGCGTCCGTTTCGTCCGGCCCGACGATCTCGACGACTACGACATCCACCCCAGCATGCGCCAGCAGATCGGCGACTACCTGGCCGGCACCTACCCCTACCTGGGATAG
- a CDS encoding IS3 family transposase (programmed frameshift): MARKNYSDEFRRQAVDLYESTPGATLKSIAADLGAERATLKRWVDLYGTGKKTAADGTTSTRRVSSPRSGGSQPPSEPETPEQKIARLETENAALRGDKTKLTTEREILRQAAKYFGRRDELVSRFQFVADHSTTSTRSCPGWSVKRLCELVEIERSLYYAWIKAAPARRVRGAADTQLADRIRKVHTDDNTCGAPRITAELNDGVPADQRVNHKRVARVMRVNGIAGYRRRRKVRTTIPEPADQKVPDLLNRDFTAPAPNLRYVGDITYLPLADGNNLYLATVIDYYSRRLAGWAIADHMRTELVEDALKAAQTTRGNLAGAVFHSDHGSVYTSKDYARLCHDLGITQSKGAVGTSADNSLAESFNASLEREVLQDDNTWPDEATCRRQTFRWLARYNTRRRHSWCRYQSPITYETSYAATLPSAA, from the exons ATGGCCCGCAAGAACTACTCCGATGAGTTCCGTCGGCAGGCCGTCGACTTGTACGAGTCCACCCCGGGCGCGACGCTGAAGAGCATCGCGGCTGATCTGGGGGCCGAACGGGCAACCCTGAAACGCTGGGTCGACCTGTACGGGACGGGCAAGAAGACGGCCGCGGACGGCACGACAAGCACCCGTCGCGTGTCCAGCCCGAGAAGCGGCGGCTCGCAGCCACCGTCGGAACCGGAGACCCCCGAGCAGAAGATCGCCCGCCTCGAGACCGAGAACGCCGCGTTGCGCGGCGACAAGACCAAGCTCACCACCGAGCGTGAAATCCTCCGCCAGGCGGCCAAGTATTTCG GCCGGAGAGACGAACTGGTGAGTCGCTTCCAGTTCGTCGCCGACCACTCCACCACCTCTACCAGGTCATGTCCTGGCTGGAGCGTGAAGCGGCTATGTGAGCTCGTCGAGATCGAACGATCGTTGTACTACGCCTGGATCAAGGCAGCCCCGGCCCGCCGGGTCCGGGGCGCCGCGGACACCCAGCTCGCAGACCGGATCCGGAAGGTCCACACCGACGACAACACCTGCGGTGCACCGCGGATCACCGCCGAGCTCAACGACGGTGTCCCCGCTGATCAGCGAGTGAATCACAAGCGGGTCGCGCGGGTGATGCGCGTCAACGGCATCGCCGGCTACCGGCGACGACGCAAGGTCCGCACCACCATCCCCGAGCCCGCGGACCAGAAAGTGCCCGACCTACTGAACCGAGACTTCACCGCCCCGGCCCCGAACCTGCGCTATGTCGGGGACATCACCTACCTACCACTTGCCGACGGCAACAACCTCTACCTGGCGACCGTGATCGACTACTACTCACGCCGCCTGGCCGGCTGGGCGATCGCTGACCACATGCGCACCGAACTCGTCGAGGACGCGCTCAAGGCCGCGCAGACGACCCGTGGAAACCTCGCCGGAGCGGTCTTTCACAGCGATCACGGGTCGGTCTACACGTCCAAGGACTACGCCCGGCTGTGCCACGACCTGGGTATCACCCAATCCAAGGGCGCCGTGGGCACGAGTGCCGACAACAGCCTCGCCGAATCGTTCAATGCTTCGTTGGAACGCGAGGTCCTCCAAGACGACAACACCTGGCCCGACGAAGCCACCTGCCGCCGCCAGACCTTCCGATGGCTGGCCCGCTACAACACCCGCCGCCGGCACTCCTGGTGCCGCTACCAATCCCCGATCACCTACGAAACCAGCTACGCCGCTACGCTCCCGTCAGCGGCATAA
- a CDS encoding site-2 protease family protein, whose amino-acid sequence MHWGVIVFLLAIFLSIALHEFGHLYFTRKYGCRVSQYAVGFGPTLPHSQQRCEENVRVLAERGRGLVGGTLADAAIGTHAPPVQGVASRWNRSASSRTSAR is encoded by the coding sequence ATGCATTGGGGGGTGATCGTCTTCCTGCTCGCGATCTTCTTGTCGATCGCACTGCACGAATTCGGCCACCTGTATTTCACGAGGAAGTACGGCTGCCGGGTCAGCCAGTACGCGGTGGGCTTCGGCCCGACACTGCCCCACTCTCAGCAGAGGTGTGAGGAGAACGTGAGGGTTCTCGCCGAGAGGGGCCGGGGGTTGGTGGGCGGGACGCTCGCGGACGCAGCGATCGGCACACACGCCCCGCCTGTTCAGGGGGTGGCTTCGCGGTGGAACAGGAGCGCCAGTTCCCGCACGTCGGCCAGGTAG
- a CDS encoding L-threonylcarbamoyladenylate synthase produces the protein MRTIHPGELDTAARAIEAGELVIVPTNRWYMICANASNADASGSIFAGKRRPSGKSLVYVVPSLAICEQHFQLGAEARKLAEQFWPGDLALLLPWRDPDDAARHAAVGSPALTTMAPGVLGELAARAKVPVAATTANISGDAGPNDRGPAVTLDEVHAFLAVSGLAVSVIVDGGVCPAANHMTIVDCFTPEAKLVRTGLVHQRAVTAALGREVRPS, from the coding sequence ATGCGCACGATTCACCCCGGCGAACTCGACACTGCAGCCCGTGCCATCGAGGCCGGAGAGCTCGTCATCGTCCCCACCAACCGCTGGTACATGATCTGCGCCAACGCCAGCAACGCGGACGCCTCCGGCAGCATCTTCGCGGGCAAGCGGCGCCCCAGCGGCAAGTCCCTCGTCTACGTCGTCCCCTCACTCGCCATCTGCGAGCAGCACTTCCAACTCGGCGCCGAAGCACGGAAACTCGCCGAGCAGTTCTGGCCCGGTGACCTCGCACTCCTCCTGCCATGGCGAGACCCCGACGACGCCGCACGCCATGCCGCCGTCGGCTCGCCGGCGCTTACCACCATGGCGCCCGGAGTCCTCGGCGAACTGGCGGCACGGGCCAAGGTCCCCGTCGCCGCGACGACGGCCAACATCTCCGGCGACGCGGGGCCGAATGACCGTGGTCCCGCCGTGACCCTCGACGAGGTCCATGCCTTCCTCGCCGTCTCCGGCCTCGCGGTGTCCGTCATCGTCGACGGCGGGGTATGCCCCGCGGCCAACCACATGACGATCGTGGACTGCTTCACCCCGGAGGCCAAGCTCGTGCGCACCGGCCTCGTCCACCAGCGGGCCGTCACTGCGGCTCTTGGGCGGGAAGTGCGGCCTTCCTGA
- a CDS encoding enolase C-terminal domain-like protein: MVHTARETGCYGPVSERIGVYARDTLASVVQGTDAADHHGLLNRLRQAARIAPSDVASWAVGAVDCAAWDLHGRLTSRSVADLLATGTPQVSVAAYASWLSQDLTSCDDLDVLRGVATGGWRFTKWGLRRAAKDSSDEAATRMARAVERCSDAIGAPVAVDAVGTWTPVVAMAFARRVDVAGLRWLEDPLPQHDLNIYGLVTATGLPLAVGERVHCDEDPADLIQYVRPSALTLDAVGCGGLTRATQIVELAQAQAVPVYPHGRSIVPGLHLAAAFPDAVPAVEYRLQWEPRRQRLYDVPLRLEHGRIALPDTPGLGTIPRSTTCPAHR, from the coding sequence ATGGTCCACACTGCGAGAGAGACCGGCTGTTATGGTCCGGTCAGCGAGCGGATCGGGGTCTACGCGAGAGACACACTGGCGTCGGTGGTGCAGGGGACCGACGCCGCGGACCACCATGGCCTACTCAACCGACTGCGGCAGGCTGCTCGCATCGCACCCTCCGACGTCGCGTCGTGGGCGGTCGGCGCGGTCGACTGTGCAGCGTGGGATCTCCACGGTCGCCTCACCTCGCGCTCTGTTGCAGATCTCCTTGCGACCGGGACGCCGCAGGTATCCGTGGCGGCCTATGCCTCGTGGCTCTCCCAAGACCTCACCAGTTGCGACGACCTGGATGTGTTGCGCGGAGTCGCGACGGGCGGCTGGCGGTTCACCAAGTGGGGACTTCGCCGAGCCGCGAAGGACTCCTCCGACGAGGCCGCTACGCGAATGGCACGAGCTGTGGAGCGTTGCTCCGATGCCATCGGTGCCCCTGTCGCCGTCGATGCCGTCGGCACCTGGACTCCAGTCGTGGCCATGGCTTTCGCGCGGCGCGTGGACGTCGCCGGCCTGCGCTGGCTGGAGGATCCGCTACCGCAGCACGACCTGAATATCTACGGACTTGTCACGGCCACAGGGTTGCCTCTGGCCGTCGGCGAGCGTGTCCACTGCGACGAGGACCCCGCCGATCTCATCCAGTACGTCCGTCCGAGCGCGCTGACTCTCGACGCTGTCGGCTGCGGCGGGCTCACTCGCGCGACGCAGATCGTCGAGCTGGCCCAAGCCCAGGCTGTCCCCGTATACCCACATGGTCGCTCGATCGTTCCCGGCCTCCACCTCGCGGCAGCCTTCCCCGACGCGGTGCCAGCAGTTGAGTACCGGCTCCAGTGGGAGCCGCGACGCCAGCGCCTGTACGACGTTCCACTTCGCCTCGAGCACGGACGCATCGCCTTGCCGGACACCCCTGGTCTCGGCACGATCCCGAGGAGCACCACATGCCCAGCACATCGCTGA
- a CDS encoding HAD family hydrolase — MTTAPSLLVTVDVGGTLGTADGPGLTMRLTEASPLPAAEARSVMRASLHTQPALTDAVVAEVCEALEMPSEAFPRDLAPAPFRLFPGTTEALRRVSAVATVVTLSNVTCVDADTEGLRGLLSPWVSDFFPSCRIGHTKPDPRAFHTVLDQLGVGPGRVIHVGDDWTCDIVGAVESGLRAVWISRGRQVPDESLVVDSRVLVATDLAAAATHIEHLAAGSVT; from the coding sequence ATGACCACCGCACCCTCGCTCCTGGTAACGGTCGACGTCGGCGGAACCCTCGGCACCGCCGACGGCCCCGGTCTGACGATGCGACTGACCGAAGCCTCCCCGCTGCCAGCGGCTGAGGCTCGGTCGGTCATGCGGGCCAGTCTCCACACCCAACCAGCGCTCACCGACGCCGTGGTGGCGGAGGTCTGCGAGGCGTTGGAGATGCCCTCGGAAGCCTTTCCCCGCGACCTTGCCCCGGCCCCGTTCCGACTCTTTCCCGGCACCACGGAGGCGCTGCGCCGAGTCAGTGCCGTGGCGACTGTGGTCACGCTGTCCAACGTCACCTGCGTCGACGCCGACACCGAGGGACTACGCGGCCTGCTCTCCCCATGGGTAAGCGACTTTTTCCCCTCCTGCCGCATCGGCCACACCAAACCGGACCCGCGCGCCTTCCACACTGTCCTTGACCAACTCGGGGTCGGCCCCGGTCGCGTGATCCACGTCGGCGACGACTGGACCTGCGACATTGTGGGAGCCGTGGAATCGGGCCTCAGGGCCGTCTGGATATCCCGCGGTCGCCAAGTCCCCGATGAATCATTGGTCGTTGACAGTCGTGTACTCGTTGCAACGGACCTGGCGGCAGCCGCCACGCACATCGAACACCTCGCAGCAGGGAGCGTCACATGA
- a CDS encoding haloacid dehalogenase-like hydrolase has protein sequence MPLIVLWDIDHTLIENSGVSKEIYAAAFAAVAGHAPLQPPRTEGRTDRLILAEMFRAHGMQSPAWERIVLALEAAGVGRDADLAARGRALPGVPEALAAVAVEPGMVSSVLTGNIAANAGVKLRAFGLDVLLDMECGAYGEHSEDRAALVKVAREHIQQAHGFPHDTPVVLIGDTPRDVRAAHDSDAHVIAVASGIHSVAELRAAGAAVVLADLRDVSALVSHLRSLAHGSD, from the coding sequence GTGCCACTCATCGTGCTCTGGGACATCGACCACACGCTGATCGAGAATTCCGGTGTCAGCAAGGAGATCTACGCGGCGGCCTTCGCAGCGGTCGCCGGCCATGCGCCCCTCCAACCGCCCCGTACGGAAGGCCGGACCGACCGCTTGATCCTCGCCGAGATGTTCCGGGCCCACGGGATGCAATCACCGGCTTGGGAGCGCATCGTGCTCGCCTTGGAGGCTGCGGGTGTGGGGCGTGACGCGGACCTCGCGGCGCGCGGTCGTGCTCTTCCCGGCGTGCCTGAAGCTCTCGCCGCGGTGGCAGTGGAGCCGGGCATGGTCTCATCGGTGCTGACCGGGAACATCGCGGCCAACGCCGGTGTGAAGCTGCGGGCCTTTGGGCTCGATGTGCTGCTGGATATGGAGTGCGGGGCGTACGGAGAGCACTCGGAGGACCGTGCCGCCCTCGTGAAGGTGGCCCGAGAGCACATTCAGCAGGCCCATGGTTTTCCGCACGACACCCCCGTCGTGCTCATCGGGGACACCCCTCGCGACGTTCGGGCCGCCCACGACTCTGATGCGCATGTCATCGCGGTGGCATCTGGCATCCATAGCGTCGCCGAGCTGCGGGCAGCCGGGGCGGCTGTTGTGCTTGCTGACCTGCGGGATGTCTCTGCTCTGGTGAGTCATCTGCGTTCGCTGGCGCACGGCAGCGACTGA
- a CDS encoding HD domain-containing protein: MTTTLGHAYDLAEALLSESLPRRWAHTQGVAACAKRLAPLVGDRAEALEAAAALHDVGYAPPLVVTGFHPLDGARHLRTLDAVDDRVARLVANHSFALMEAEERGLRAELADEFPLLDDLPLVDALVYCDMTTTPNGGRTTSDERVAEILGRYGEDSVVGRFIRRAAPEIHESVGRVRAAATELGVVP; this comes from the coding sequence GTGACGACAACACTCGGGCATGCATACGACCTGGCAGAAGCACTGCTGAGTGAGAGCCTGCCACGGAGGTGGGCGCACACGCAGGGGGTGGCGGCCTGCGCCAAGCGACTCGCCCCCCTCGTGGGCGACAGGGCTGAGGCGCTGGAGGCGGCTGCCGCGCTGCACGACGTCGGGTACGCGCCGCCGCTGGTCGTTACCGGCTTTCATCCGCTCGACGGTGCACGTCATCTGCGGACGCTCGACGCGGTCGACGATCGAGTCGCGCGCTTGGTGGCGAACCACTCCTTCGCGCTCATGGAGGCCGAGGAGCGCGGGCTGCGGGCAGAGCTGGCCGACGAGTTCCCGTTGCTTGACGATCTTCCGTTGGTGGACGCGTTGGTTTACTGCGACATGACCACGACACCGAACGGCGGGCGTACGACGTCGGATGAGCGGGTGGCCGAGATCCTGGGCCGCTACGGCGAGGACAGTGTCGTCGGGCGATTCATCCGCCGAGCCGCACCTGAGATCCACGAGAGCGTGGGTCGGGTGCGGGCGGCGGCGACCGAGCTGGGCGTGGTGCCCTGA
- a CDS encoding class I SAM-dependent methyltransferase — MSLFTGTTSYYRQFRPGIPEDVAAVLDRAASVRNDGPRRLLDVGTGTGLVAEALVGRFGDIIAVDNDADMLAAAELALRPKLPEGSSLLLVQSTAEDFSPPAGWQAELVTICRAFHWLDQAAVLALLDGQVAPDGVVAIFGDNSFWVAGSPWKEAVRDVVKSFLGEERRAGTGTFQHHNRPYSEIMEESPFDEVEEVRVPVQRIWSAESILGYLYSTSFAAPHLFGDRLKEFEAAVKNRLTDFSDNDTFPEENEFLIRLGRRGRK, encoded by the coding sequence ATGAGCCTCTTCACCGGTACCACTTCGTACTACCGCCAGTTCCGCCCCGGCATCCCCGAGGATGTCGCAGCGGTACTCGACCGCGCCGCCTCCGTACGCAACGACGGCCCCCGCCGGCTCCTGGACGTCGGCACGGGGACAGGTCTTGTGGCCGAGGCGCTCGTCGGCCGCTTCGGCGACATCATCGCCGTCGATAACGACGCCGACATGCTCGCCGCGGCCGAGTTGGCGCTGCGGCCGAAGCTCCCCGAGGGGTCCAGCCTGTTGCTCGTCCAGAGCACGGCTGAGGACTTCAGCCCACCTGCTGGCTGGCAGGCCGAACTCGTCACCATCTGCCGGGCGTTCCACTGGCTCGACCAAGCCGCCGTCCTGGCCCTCCTCGACGGCCAGGTCGCTCCTGACGGCGTGGTCGCGATCTTTGGGGACAACAGCTTCTGGGTTGCTGGCAGCCCTTGGAAGGAAGCCGTCCGGGATGTGGTGAAGAGCTTCCTGGGGGAGGAGCGCCGCGCGGGGACCGGCACCTTCCAGCACCACAACCGCCCCTACAGCGAGATCATGGAGGAGTCGCCCTTCGACGAGGTCGAGGAAGTCCGCGTCCCCGTCCAGCGCATCTGGTCCGCCGAGAGCATCCTCGGCTACCTCTACTCCACGTCCTTCGCCGCTCCCCATCTCTTCGGCGACCGGTTGAAGGAGTTCGAGGCCGCTGTGAAGAACCGGCTGACCGATTTCAGCGACAACGACACTTTTCCCGAGGAGAACGAATTCCTCATCCGGCTCGGCCGGCGGGGCAGGAAGTGA